The following are from one region of the Quercus robur chromosome 1, dhQueRobu3.1, whole genome shotgun sequence genome:
- the LOC126725772 gene encoding protein CNGC15b-like, with the protein MPHSWKIAMGYESSKSIRFQDDSESTKLHANSVKDKADGTWILDPDTMKYEEEVPRKTAKSLKAKVLSRVFSEDYEKVGKNILDPRGPIIRRWNKIFLVACLVSLSLDPLFFYLPVAQDEVCIAIAVSLELVLTFIRSLADVFYMIQIYIRFHTAFVAPSSRVFGRGELVIDSSKIAKRYLCKGFFIDLIAALPLPQVLIWIIIPNLRGSTTRNTKNVLRFFIIFQYLPRLFLIFPLTTQIVKANGLMTETPWAGAAYNLMLYVLASHVLGACWYLLSIERQEACWRSVCNVEKPYCQYGFFNCHRVADPHRNSWFKSSNVSNLCNPNYGFYQFGIYGDALLFGVTNSPFVNKYFYCLWWGLKNLSSLGQNLSTSTYVGEIVFAIIVATLGLVLFGLLIGNMQTYLQSITVRFEEWRIKKTDTEQWMHHRQLPSELRKSVRNYNQYKWVATRGVDEETLLKGLPMDLRRDIKRHLCLDLVRRVPLFDQMEERMLDAMCERLKPALCTEGTFLVREGDPVNEMVFILRGHLDSYTTGGGRTGFFNSCHIGPGDFYGEELVSWALDARSNSILPTSTRTIKAITEVEAFAIVAEDLMFVASQYRRLRSKQLRHKFRFYSQQWRSWAACFIQIAWRQHMKRKEAAELIARENNATNEPEPPKPSFGVFAPRLTVSTRWGANKNSMSASGLVSSLRKPTEPDFSTDE; encoded by the exons ATGCCACACTCTTGGAAAATTGCAATGGGCTATGAAAGTTCAAAATCTATAAG attTCAAGATGATTCTGAATCAACAAAGCTTCATGCAAATAGTGTTAAAGACAAGGCTGATGGAACGTGGATACTGGACCCAGACACGATGAAGTATGAAGAGGAGGTGCCTAGGAAGACTGCAAAATCCTTGAAAGCTAAAGTACTATCAAGAGTCTTTTCTGAGGACTATGAGAAAGTGGGGAAGAACATATTAGATCCTCGAGGACCTATCATTCGCCGATGGAACAAGATATTCTTAGTAGCTTGTTTAGTTTCATTGTCTCTTGATCCTTTGTTCTTTTACTTGCCGGTTGCTCAGGATGAAGTGTGCATTGCTATAGCAGTATCCCTTGAATTAGTTCTTACATTCATTAGATcactggctgatgttttttacaTGATTCAAATTTACATTAGATTTCATACAGCTTTTGTTGCACCTTCTTCTCGTGTTTTTGGGAGAGGAGAACTTGTCATAGACTCTTCCAAGATTGCAAAAAGGTACCTATGCAAGGGTTTTTTTATTGACCTAATAGCTGCCCTGCCCCTTCCTCAA GTGTTAATTTGGATTATTATCCCCAATCTTAGGGGTTCAACAACGAGAAACACCAAAAATGTCCTTAGGTTCTTTATAATATTTCAGTACCTCCCTAGACTATTCCTTATATTTCCACTCACAACACAAATTGTCAAGGCCAATGGTCTTATGACAGAAACACCATGGGCAGGTGCTGCATACAACCTAATGCTTTACGTGCTGGCAAGCCAT GTATTAGGAGCTTGCTGGTACCTTCTATCAATTGAGCGACAAGAAGCATGCTGGAGAAGTGTCTGCAATGTTGAGAAGCCATATTGTCAATATGGATTTTTCAACTGCCACAGGGTTGCAGATCCTCATAGGAACTCCTGGTTCAAGTCAAGCAATGTATCAAATTTATGCAATCCAAATTATGGTTTCTATCAGTTCGGTATATATGGTGATGCATTGTTATTTGGTGTTACAAACTCACCTTTTGTCAACAAATACTTCTATTGTCTTTGGTGGGGCCTAAAGAATTTGAG TTCCTTGGGACAAAATCTTTCCACAAGCACTTATGTTGGAGAAATAGTTTTTGCCATAATTGTTGCGACTCTTGGGCTGGTTCTTTTTGGATTACTCATCGGTAATATGCAG ACATACCTACAATCCATAACTGTCCGATTCGAAGAGTGGAGGATCAAGAAAACAGATACTGAACAATGGATGCATCACAGGCAGCTGCCTTCAGAATTAAGAAAGTCTGTAAGAAATTACAATCAGTATAAGTGGGTAGCTACTCGAGGAGTTGATGAAGAAACTCTTCTCAAAGGATTACCTATGGACCTCCGTAGAGACATCAAGCGTCACCTTTGCCTTGACTTAGTTCGACGA GTTCCATTGTTTGATCAAATGGAAGAAAGGATGCTAGATGCAATGTGTGAGAGGCTTAAGCCTGCTTTGTGCACAGAAGGCACGTTTCTAGTGCGTGAAGGTGACCCTGTCAATGAAATGGTGTTCATACTCCGCGGCCATCTTGATTCTTACACCACTGGTGGTGGTCGAACCGGATTCTTCAACTCATGCCACATTGGCCCTGGTGATTTCTATGGTGAGGAGCTTGTATCTTGGGCCTTGGACGCTCGTTCAAATTCTATTCTACCAACATCCACGCGTACAATCAAAGCCATCACAGAAGTAGAGGCATTTGCTATTGTAGCCGAAGACTTAATGTTTGTAGCATCACAGTACAGAAGGCTGCGTAGTAAACAACTTAGACACAAGTTCAGGTTCTACTCGCAGCAGTGGCGATCGTGGGCTGCATGTTTCATACAAATTGCGTGGCGCCAGCATATGAAACGGAAGGAAGCAGCtgagctcatagccagagagaACAATGCAACTAATGAGCCTGAACCCCCAAAGCCT